One window from the genome of Saccharomyces mikatae IFO 1815 strain IFO1815 genome assembly, chromosome: 6 encodes:
- the MRPS35 gene encoding mitochondrial 37S ribosomal protein mS45 (similar to Saccharomyces cerevisiae MRPS35 (YGR165W); ancestral locus Anc_5.166) — protein sequence MSCGLTGTTAKLRGTSAIVSWTQVRHISRRRIAYPFYPFKKLGRQHPKKHDTNLKSAMRQFLGPKNYKGEYVMNKYFAVPTNHVPNYIKPDLERGQSLEHPVTKNPLQLRYDGTLGPPAVENRRLQNVFKDRLLQPFPSNPHCKTNYVLSPQLRQSIFEEITVEGISTQQVSQKYGLKIPRVEAIVKLMGVENSWNKRNRVSSDLKALDETLYRMFPVFDSDATSKRENLSEIPVPQKTLVSRFLTIAESEPFGPVDAAHVLELEPAIETLKNLSTVGEHSSGHHKLTSKNTKVVYGEILQGERSQFKFTNAKVGKVGYRYGSGNRDNKKDRRIGFNKLGEMVYM from the coding sequence ATGAGTTGTGGCTTAACAGGCACTACTGCCAAGCTAAGAGGTACAAGTGCAATAGTTTCATGGACTCAGGTGAGGCACATTTCTCGTAGAAGAATAGCTTATCCATTCTATccattcaaaaaattgggGAGACAACATCCGAAGAAGCATGATACAAACTTGAAGTCTGCCATGAGACAATTTTTAGGTCCAAAGAATTACAAGGGAGAATATGTGATGAACAAGTATTTTGCGGTTCCAACAAATCATGTACCCAACTATATCAAACCAGATTTAGAAAGGGGACAAAGTTTGGAGCACCCGGTAACTAAAAACCCTTTACAACTTAGATATGATGGAACGTTGGGTCCCCCTGCTGTAGAAAATAGAAGATTACAAAACGTTTTCAAGGACAGATTATTGCAACCTTTCCCTTCAAATCCACACTGCAAGACGAATTATGTATTAAGCCCGCAATTGAGACAAAGTATTTTTGAAGAGATTACCGTGGAGGGAATTTCTACCCAGCAAGTCTCGCAAAAGTATGGGCTAAAAATTCCTCGTGTAGAAGCTATTGTTAAATTGATGGGTGTGGAAAACAGTTGGAACAAACGGAATAGAGTATCTTCTGATCTGAAAGCTTTGGATGAGACTCTGTATAGGATGTTTCCCGTTTTCGACTCCGATGCTACATCCAAACGAGAGAACTTGAGTGAAATTCCTGTCCCCCAAAAGACGTTAGTATCACGGTTTCTCACTATAGCAGAatctgaaccttttggaCCTGTTGACGCGGCCCATGTTTTAGAACTAGAACCCGCTATAGAAactctgaaaaatttatccACTGTTGGAGAACACTCTAGCGGCCATCACAAATTAACTAGTAAGAATACCAAAGTTGTTTATGGTGAGATTTTACAGGGTGAAAGGTCACAATTCAAATTTACTAACGCAAAGGTTGGAAAAGTTGGATACCGTTATGGTAGTGGAAATAGGGATAACAAGAAAGATAGAAGAATTGGCTTTAATAAACTCGGCGAAATGGTATATATGTAA
- the PEX35 gene encoding Pex35p (similar to Saccharomyces cerevisiae YGR168C; ancestral locus Anc_5.169), with amino-acid sequence MKHSLSNGAGTVFSGFEQMFRRLSLLLNKKRTRQLIIILKKIIQVFGINLVFYINKWKLKRVQGANIRINDIMPWLKESTILILLNILYPTLKKVQFLKSDYVHWTSMVGMSLMLTKGEAPSWIFAHLLVEALYSKLKATRPAQWAEKSLPLATLVKFKQIFVCLAVIVLSSKLDKNSLSFHALFDRRSFLTDFFTINAIFTISTIYRKILKFFFTSGTKTNRKDHNHNFRNFSELLGVKNHADWPISSSNLKHVIDRLSEIHEVTIEDKYTNLNEKIINSGFIKVIFPSLRWTILRQCIGYSFVTKRGKLMDNKLRCIVMLLTFTLIDPTNKMRIDSFFVRSFAKFLTNVYLKRYWHYNFQKYVLFFLFQFSIT; translated from the coding sequence ATGAAACACAGTCTATCAAATGGTGCTGGGACGGTATTTTCTGGATTCGAACAGATGTTTAGACGGCTTTCACTTCTCTTGAACAAAAAGAGAACAAGGCAACTAATtataatcttgaaaaaaataatccaGGTCTTTGGAATAAACCTGGTATTTTATATCAATAAATGGAAACTGAAAAGAGTACAAGGGGCAAATATCCGAATCAATGATATCATGCCGTGGCTAAAAGAATCAACCATattaattttgttgaacATACTTTATCcaactttgaagaaagtgcAGTTTTTAAAGAGTGACTATGTTCATTGGACCTCCATGGTGGGGATGTCGTTAATGCTTACCAAGGGTGAGGCGCCTTCATGGATTTTTGCCCATTTGCTTGTGGAGGCTTTATATTCTAAATTGAAGGCTACAAGACCAGCACAATGGGCAGAAAAGAGTCTCCCCCTAGCTACATTAGTAAAatttaaacaaatttttgTGTGTTTAGCGGTGATTGTGTTGTCTTCTAAACTAGACAAGAACTCGTTGTCATTCCATGCGCTTTTTGATCGCAGGTCTTTTTTAACGGATTTCTTCACAATCAATGCCATTTTCACAATTTCGACGATATATCGCAAGAtattgaagtttttttttacttcaGGAACAAAAACGAATAGAAAAGACCACAACCACAATTTCAGGAACTTTTCCGAACTACTCGGAGTTAAGAATCATGCTGATTGGCCCATATCTTCATCGAATTTGAAGCATGTAATTGATCGTTTGAGTGAAATACACGAAGTTACAATTGAGGACAAATACaccaatttaaatgaaaagataATCAATTCGGGTTTCATCAAAGTAATTTTCCCAAGTCTGAGATGGACTATTTTAAGGCAATGTATTGGATATTCATTTGTCACAAAAAGAGGCAAGTTAATGGACAATAAATTGCGGTGCATTGTGATGCTTCTTACATTCACCTTGATAGATCCCACCAATAAAATGAGAATCGactctttttttgtaagGTCCTTTGCAAAATTCTTAACTAATGTCTACCTGAAAAGGTACTGGCATTACAACTTCCAGAAATAtgtgttattttttctgttccAGTTTAGCATTACGTGA
- the PUS6 gene encoding pseudouridine synthase PUS6 (similar to Saccharomyces cerevisiae PUS6 (YGR169C); ancestral locus Anc_5.171), protein MTILKMIEIYRHNGLRKVRPYYNKRSSFVKGRWLGKSLIDVLASEFKLHSRAYYLDQIKKGTYRLIRDGVPLVSSHLMTTPIKNHDILETTTHKHEPPVKQWCSQEIEADDLSKRIAGFDIIFEDENTLVIDKPSGIPVHPTGQFYQNTITEILKLHGIDGLPCYRLDKITSGLLILAKNSQSAGEIQKSIRSRDMKKVYLARVKGRFPHSELIHNNEDALEKTFEDTPKITVETSPIYSIDPKRQFPVGLSPSRDATTKFYPIGYFPHVDETIVACKPITGRTHQIRIHLARLGHPIVNDSVYCSHISKYPVRLEFMIQFPKWEEQWDLNTKELRARFQEFIEETKNNNQPMESFCPECHTVELKDPLLSDLELWLHAWKYEDTNGKFKFETNIPKWAQLNDS, encoded by the coding sequence ATGACGATTCTGAAAATGATTGAGATATATAGACATAATGGCCTAAGAAAGGTACGACCTtattacaacaaaagaTCATCATTCGTGAAAGGACGCTGGTTGGGGAAGTCACTAATAGATGTTCTTGCTAGTGAATTTAAACTGCACTCGAGAGCATACTATTTGGACCAGATAAAAAAGGGTACATATAGGTTGATCCGGGATGGTGTACCATTGGTATCAAGTCACCTTATGACCACTCCGATTAAGAATCATGATATTTTAGAAACAACTACACATAAGCATGAACCGCCGGTAAAACAATGGTGCAgccaagaaattgaagcAGATGATTTATCTAAAAGGATAGCGGGgtttgatattattttcGAAGATGAGAATACTCTGGTCATTGATAAACCCAGTGGTATCCCTGTGCACCCGACTGGTCAGTTTTACCAGAATACAATCACCGAGATACTAAAATTACACGGTATAGATGGTCTTCCTTGTTACCGGCTAGATAAGATCACATCAGGCTTGTTGATATTGGCCAAGAACAGTCAAAGTGCGGGAGAAATTCAGAAGAGTATTCGTTCAAGAGATATGAAAAAGGTTTACCTGGCAAGGGTTAAGGGGAGATTCCCCCATTCTGAACTAATACATAATAACGAAGATGCACTGGAAAAAACTTTCGAGGACACTCCCAAAATCACTGTAGAAACGTCGCCCATATATTCCATTGATCCAAAGAGGCAATTTCCCGTTGGTTTGTCGCCATCAAGGGACGCTACCACTAAGTTTTACCCAATAGGGTATTTTCCCCACGTTGATGAAACTATTGTCGCTTGTAAGCCAATAACTGGGAGAACTCATCAAATCCGAATCCATTTAGCAAGGCTTGGCCATCCCATCGTCAATGATAGTGTTTATTGCTCACACATTAGCAAATATCCTGTGCGACTTGAGTTCATGATACAGTTTCCTAAATGGGAGGAGCAATGGGATTTAAATACCAAAGAGTTGAGAGCAAGATTCcaagaatttattgaagaaactaaGAATAATAATCAGCCTATGGAATCATTTTGTCCGGAATGCCACACTGTTGAATTAAAGGACCCTCTGCTGTCAGATTTGGAATTATGGTTGCACGCTTGGAAGTATGAGGATACTAATGGCAAATTCAAGTTTGAAACGAACATACCTAAATGGGCACAATTGAACGATAGTTAA
- the PSD2 gene encoding phosphatidylserine decarboxylase 2 (similar to Saccharomyces cerevisiae PSD2 (YGR170W); ancestral locus Anc_5.174) encodes MRIIKSRKRGKNKKPTLVLKIHVIQAENIEALKTFNCNPVCFVTTNTFYSQKTNKLKNSNTHWNQTLKIKLPRNPTSEWLRVIVYDALPTGNHPTTPNRSRTNTANTSTLSLSNPGQVSHSYSSRNLSVTSKGNQTSTSINSVSSSATTTASHSASSLSTTSSGSLHKNRTNSYLYLGEAKISLLDLFKRKDTTTSYKFSIESQRYHLYDMKRGKDQNPSTSDYLVGDILLGFKLECNVKKTPTFQAFSTWRKDLNSYLGRIDRNKARMRSSSSLPSPLEEMLSSGSGLSRNEMQREKPYSDTELAHAEEEEEINAEDEIDDEGFIEDINSSDSMSMERTYDIDNDTVYDSMSEVVSLNDEGLDILNDFQDTDHTSVPHVNVQDIDEDTHISLSSMITALDEYDIVEPEDVTRLPAVSDNDITSIDDEESEDQQESDEDFDIYNENENEDSDSQSNEYIGSRLLHLQRGKHKRSYANYLYRRAKSNFFISKKEHAMGVVFMHIEAIKNLPALRNRLSKTNYEMDPFIIISFGRRVFKTSWRKHTLNPEFNEYATFEVFPHETNFAFSIKVVDKDSFSFNDDVAKSELAWFDMLQQQQHENEWIPYEIPLDLTVEPAYAPKQPTLYSHFKYVSYSSLKNRFWKEAVNTSVNLEKLDIIQVMLYLERLGSFTMTDSFEIFEHFNKSAWAGENISRSQLVEGLQSWRKSTNFKRIWTCPRCLRSCKPTRNARRSKLVLENDLITHFAICTFSKEHKTLKPSYVSSAFASKRWFSKVLIKLTYGKYALGSNNANILVQDRDTGIIIEEKISAHVKLGMRIIYNGKSPESKKFRSLLKTLSVRQGKKFDSTASAKQIEPFIKFHSLDLSQCRDEDFKTFNDFFYRKLKPGSRLPESTSKEILFSPADSRCTVFSTIQESKEIWIKGRKFSIKKLANNYSPEIFNDSGCSIGIFRLAPQDYHRFHSPCNGKIGKPIYVDGEYYTVNPMAVRSELDVFGENIRVIIPIDSPQFGKILYIPIGAMMVGSILLMCKENDLVESGQELGYFKFGGSTIVIVVPHNNFMFDSDLVKNSSECIETLVKVGMSIGHTSNVSELKRVRIKVDDPKKIEQIKRTISVSDENAKSAGNATWEYHTLREMMKKGFAEI; translated from the coding sequence ATGAGAATTATAAAGAGCAGAAAACGGGGcaaaaataagaaaccAACGCTAGTCTTAAAAATTCATGTCATTCAAGCTGAAAATATTGAGGCTTTAAAGACCTTCAATTGTAACCCCGTATGCTTTGTTACTACCAACACATTTTATAGTCAGAAGACAAACAAGCTTAAGAATTCAAATACACACTGGAATCAAACTTTGAAGATCAAACTTCCTAGAAATCCAACTTCAGAATGGTTAAGAGTTATAGTATACGACGCCTTACCAACTGGAAACCATCCCACCACCCCTAATAGATCAAGAACGAATACTGCAAACACATCTACATTATCACTATCAAACCCAGGTCAAGTTTCTCACTCATATTCTTCGAGAAATTTGAGTGTTACGTCCAAGGGTAATCAAACTTCAACATCCATCAATTCAGTGTCATCCTCAGCTACAACCACTGCTTCACATTCTGCTTCATCTCTCTCGACAACAAGTTCTGGCTCATTACATAAAAACAGGACAAATAGCTATCTGTACCTGGGTGAagcaaaaatttctttgcTGGATCTGTTCAAGAGAAAGGACACCACAACGAGCTACAAATTTTCGATTGAATCTCAACGGTACCATCTGTACGATATGAAAAGAGGCAAAGATCAAAACCCCTCGACCTCTGATTATTTAGTGGGTGATATTTTGCTTGGATTTAAGCTAGAATGTAACGTTAAGAAAACACCAACTTTTCAGGCCTTTAGTACTTGGCGAAAAGATTTGAATAGTTATTTGGGTAGAATAGATAGAAACAAAGCCCGAATGAGATCTTCCAGTTCCTTGCCATCTCCACTAGAAGAAATGTTGAGCAGTGGCTCGGGTCTTAGTAGAAATGAAATGCAACGCGAGAAACCTTATAGTGATACTGAGCTAGCCCAcgcagaagaagaagaagagattaATGCCGAAGACGAAATAGATGATGAGGGTTTCATTGAGGATATAAATAGCAGCGACAGTATGTCTATGGAAAGAACATATGATATAGACAATGATACTGTGTACGACTCTATGTCGGAGGTTGTTTCGTTAAACGATGAAGGATTAGATATTCTGAATGATTTTCAAGATACTGATCATACTAGTGTGCCACACGTAAACGTCCAGGATATCGATGAAGATACACATATCAGTTTATCTTCAATGATAACAGCTTTAGATGAATATGATATTGTAGAACCAGAAGATGTTACAAGATTGCCTGCCGTGTCGGATAATGATATAACATCGatagatgatgaagaatctgAAGATCAACAGGAAAGTGATGAAGATTTCGATATATATAATGAAAACGAGAATGAGGATTCTGATTCTCAATCAAACGAATACATTGGAAGTCGGCTTTTACATCTTCAAAGAGGTAAACATAAAAGATCATATGCAAACTACCTATACAGAAGAGCGAAAAgtaacttttttatttcaaagaagGAACATGCAATGGGAGTCGTATTTATGCATATAGAGGCTATTAAAAATTTACCTGCGTTAAGAAATCGATTGTCTAAGACTAATTATGAAATGGATCcctttatcattatttcgTTTGGTAGAAGAGTATTCAAAACATCGTGGAGAAAGCATACTTTAAATCCAGAATTCAATGAATATGCCACCTTCGAAGTTTTTCCGCACGAGACAAATTTTGCCTTCAGTATCAAAGTCGTTGATAAAGACTCATTCTCATTTAATGATGACGTTGCAAAAAGTGAACTGGCATGGTTTGATATGttacaacaacaacagcatgAAAACGAGTGGATACCTTATGAAATACCATTAGATCTCACTGTTGAACCAGCATATGCTCCTAAGCAACCAACCTTATATTCACACTTCAAATACGTTTCATATTCGTCCTTGAAAAATAGGTTTTGGAAAGAGGCTGTTAATACATCAGTTAATTTAGAGAAACTTGATATCATTCAAGTAATGCTTTATCTCGAACGTCTTGGTTCATTCACGATGACtgattcttttgaaatttttgaacatttcAATAAATCAGCTTGGGCCGGCGAAAACATTAGTCGATCACAATTGGTTGAAGGTTTGCAATCATGGAGAAAATCTACAAATTTTAAACGTATTTGGACATGTCCTAGGTGCTTGCGTTCGTGCAAACCAACTAGAAATGCCAGACGCTCCAAACTGGTTTTAGAAAATGATTTGATAACACATTTTGCCATCTgcactttttcaaaagaacacAAAACTTTAAAGCCATCATATGTCTCATCTGCGTTTGCCTCCAAGAGGTGGTTTTCGAAGGTTTTAATAAAACTAACCTATGGAAAATATGCTTTGGGATCTAATAATGCAAACATCTTAGTTCAAGACCGAGATACAGGAATAATTATAGAGGAGAAAATAAGCGCGCATGTAAAGTTGGGAATGagaattatatataatggTAAAAGTCCTGAGTCTAAAAAATTTAGATCCCTCTTGAAAACTTTGTCAGTCAgacaaggaaaaaaatttgacaGCACCGCATCTGCCAAACAAATCGAACCTTTCATAAAGTTTCATTCATTAGACCTTTCACAATGCCGAGATGAAGAtttcaaaacattcaatgattttttttacagaaAATTAAAACCAGGAAGCCGGCTACCTGAAAGCACTAGtaaagaaatattattttcacCAGCTGATTCAAGATGCACAGTGTTTTCAACTATACAAGAGTCAAAGGAAATATGGATAAAAGgtagaaaattttctatcAAGAAGTTAGCTAATAACTATAGCCCAGAAATATTTAACGACAGTGGGTGTAGTATTGGTATATTTAGACTGGCACCGCAAGATTATCACCGGTTTCACTCACCATGTAATGGTAAAATTGGAAAACCAATATATGTTGATGGTGAGTATTACACTGTAAATCCAATGGCTGTTCGCAGTGAGTTAGATGTCTTTGGTGAAAATATTAGAGTTATTATTCCTATCGATTCTCCTCAGTTTGGCAAAATATTGTATATACCTATCGGTGCAATGATGGTTGGTTCGATATTATTGATGTGTAAAGAAAACGATTTAGTCGAAAGTGGACAGGAACTGGGATATTTTAAGTTTGGCGGGTCTACTATAGTTATTGTTGTTCCACATAACAACTTCATGTTTGATTCAGATCTTGTGAAAAACTCCTCAGAGTGTATTGAAACATTGGTTAAAGTTGGAATGAGTATCGGACACACGTCTAATGTTAGTGAGTTGAAAAGAGTGCGCATCAAAGTAGATgatccaaaaaaaattgaacagatcaaaagaacaataagCGTAAGCGATGAAAACGCTAAAAGTGCAGGAAATGCAACATGGGAATATCATACGTTGCGggaaatgatgaagaagggTTTTGCTGAGATTTAA
- the TRS65 gene encoding Trs65p (similar to Saccharomyces cerevisiae TRS65 (YGR166W); ancestral locus Anc_5.167): MECFVPLHSDLDGSNVEYLRRSHLFRKFIIFDEQLNLWLRFQDDSKNNKRFELSNMTVSINEAQVTKTNTIEDFFTQVGNDGNLWRLKEDCCSKFLFKSNVVMNNGYNNQIKFLFEYKSMEANLENQGSSQTSQTSDTLSKYCREEILPSFEPVYSWSSMNTKSANDTHTHVEKNPVNSRNGETHETEISKNPNMLSLKLQYPIFSLLNMRLRNISLKSEHCILSSLDFQTSKASEQLTKKFIYPQKQNSFLKLYFHEISYRLIDGTSQINLDPICPLNVPFTAFSYDSISATFKLVLLSNSTQPHRVRITLAYELELSDDLRLPVRTSWETEVTLKRSMPTSSTSSQNSTTNNNINRSASFNGATNNVNFGGLNNLRFGGISSSRFSLGAASTTSLVNSKLSNVKFKFINNNIKVVKGEKFTMRLQIINSSSSPLDLVVYYNNTINPTSSVTNPRNNSGINNYGMNNGGVTIPPLSLETQYQLHKKHSKIAEGIILLSNDYKIPVVPPRETYFVDLRFIGIMSGYYGTLSGLKVLDLNTNELIEVGNGASVLIQ, from the coding sequence ATGGAATGTTTTGTTCCTCTGCATAGCGACCTTGATGGAAGCAATGTAGAATATTTACGTCGATCACATTTGTTTCGcaaatttattatatttgaCGAACAACTAAATCTTTGGCTGCGGTTTCAAGATGATTCGAAGAATAACAAGAGATTTGAACTAAGTAATATGACAGTATCAATAAATGAAGCTCAAGTCACCAAAACAAACACTATCGAGGATTTTTTTACTCAAGTTGGCAATGATGGAAACCTCTGGAGATTGAAAGAGGATTGCTGCTcgaaatttcttttcaaatcaaacGTGGTTATGAACAATGGCTATAATAATCAaattaaatttttgtttgagTATAAGTCTATGGAAGCAAATCTCGAAAACCAGGGTTCATCACAAACTTCACAGACTAGTGATACATTAAGCAAGTACTGTAGGGAGGAGATTTTACCAAGCTTTGAACCGGTTTACTCCTGGTCCTCTATGAATACTAAATCAGCCAATGACACTCATACTCACgtggaaaaaaatccaGTAAATTCTAGAAATGGAGAAACACATGAAACCGAAATTTCTAAAAACCCGAATATGCTAAGTTTGAAGCTACAGTACCCAATATTTTCACTCCTGAATATGAGACTTCGGAACATCTCTTTGAAATCGGAGCATTGCATATTGTCATCATTAGATTTTCAAACCTCTAAAGCATCCGAACAACTGACCAAGAAATTTATATACCctcaaaaacaaaactcCTTTCTCAAACTCTATTTTCATGAAATATCCTATAGACTAATTGATGGGACTTCCCAAATTAACCTAGATCCAATTTGTCCCCTGAACGTGCCATTTACTGCATTTTCATACGATAGCATTAGCGCCACTTTCAAACTGGTTCTATTATCTAATTCAACCCAACCGCATCGTGTAAGGATCACCTTAGCGTACGAACTTGAGTTGAGTGACGATTTGAGGTTGCCTGTGAGAACGTCTTGGGAAACAGAAGTGACTTTGAAACGCTCTATGCCAACTTCCTCAACATCCTCTCAAAATTCGACTACcaacaataatatcaaTCGTAGCGCTTCTTTCAATGGTGCAACCAACAACGTGAATTTTGGTGGTTTGAACAATTTAAGATTCGGTGGGATTTCCTCTTCAAGATTTAGTCTCGGAGCTGCTTCGACCACATCACTGGTGAATAGCAAATTAAGCAATGTAAAATTCAAGtttattaataataatataaaagtTGTAAAGGGTGAAAAGTTTACGATGAGGCTCCAGATCATAAATTCGTCATCATCCCCTCTGGATCTTGTTGTATACTATAACAACACAATAAACCCAACTTCATCAGTTACTAACCCACGCAATAATAGTGGTATAAATAACTATGGCATGAATAATGGGGGCGTTACTATTCCACCCTTGTCGTTGGAAACTCAATACCAACTGCATAAGAAGCATAGTAAAATTGCGGAGGGAATTATACTATTATCAAACGATTACAAAATTCCGGTCGTACCTCCCAGAGAAACATACTTCGTAGATTTACGATTTATAGGTATAATGTCTGGATATTATGGCACCCTCTCCGGACTCAAGGTGTTGGATTTGAATACAAATGAACTTATAGAAGTTGGTAATGGTGCATCTGTGTTGATTCAATGA
- the CLC1 gene encoding clathrin light chain CLC1 (similar to Saccharomyces cerevisiae CLC1 (YGR167W); ancestral locus Anc_5.168), whose translation MSEKFPPLEDQNIDFISNDKKEDDTDFLKREAEIVGDEFKTEQDDGILGTEASPAKDDDEIRDFEEQFPDINSTNGEVTSDNNGSTMIPSSEDNGNEGDDFSKFEGAPVNQSKESVKEDRSEVVDQWKQRRAVEIHEKDLKDEESKKELQDEAVKHIDNFYDSYNKKKEQQLEDATKDAEAFLKKRDEFFGQDNTTWDRALQLINQDDADIIGGRDRSKFKEILLRLKGNAKAPGA comes from the coding sequence atGTCTGAGAAGTTTCCACCTTTAGAAGATCAAAACATTGATTTCATATCcaatgataaaaaagaagacgacaccgattttttgaagagaGAGGCAGAAATAGTTGGAGACGAGTTCAAAACTGAACAAGATGATGGCATATTAGGAACAGAAGCCTCCCCCgcaaaagatgatgatgaaattagGGACTTCGAAGAGCAATTTCCAGATATCAACTCCACTAATGGTGAAGTGACAAGCGATAATAACGGTAGCACTATGATACCTAGTAGTGAGGACAACGGCAATGAGGGTGATgatttctcaaaatttgaaggCGCCCCTGTCAATCAAAGTAAAGAATCTGTTAAAGAGGATCGTTCTGAAGTTGTAGATCAATGGAAGCAACGTCGTGCCGTAGAGATTCATgaaaaagatttgaaagaCGAGGAATCAAAGAAGGAATTGCAAGATGAAGCTGTTAAAcatattgataatttttaCGATTCGtacaataagaaaaaggaacagCAATTGGAAGATGCTACAAAAGATGCCGAGGCCTTCTTAAAGAAAAGggatgaattttttggtCAGGACAATACAACCTGGGATCGTGCACTACAGCTAATTAATCAGGACGATGCCGATATAATTGGAGGTAGAGACAGATCCAAGTTTAAAGAAATCCTTTTGAGATTGAAAGGTAATGCGAAAGCTCCCGGTGCTTGA
- the LSO2 gene encoding Lso2p (similar to Saccharomyces cerevisiae YGR169C-A and YJR005C-A; ancestral locus Anc_5.173), with product MGKRFSESAAKKAAGLARKREQAHAKQRAQMEQLEAEEASKWEEGSKKDNARKLEEEQKRQEKARAKKERDALLAAEEEQLGKGGKGKRKLK from the coding sequence atgggTAAAAGATTTTCAGAATCCGCCGCTAAGAAAGCAGCTGGTTTAGCAAGGAAAAGAGAACAAGCACATGCTAAACAAAGAGCGCAAATGGAGCAGTTAGAAGCAGAAGAGGCTTCTAAATGGGAAGAGGGCTCGAAGAAAGATAATGCTAGGAAATTAGAGGAAGAGCAGAAGAGGCAGGAGAAAGCAAGAGCTAAAAAGGAGCGTGATGCACTACTGGCTGCAGAGGAGGAACAACTGGGCAAGGGTGGCAAgggcaaaagaaaattgaaatga